The DNA segment TAATCATTTTTATTTGACCGCTAAGACGACCTTCCAATTGAGCCATACTCATTTCATACGCACGGTCACTCTTAGAATGAATAAGATCAATAACTGCTTCGGCTTGAGACAGATCCAGGCGGCCATTGAGAAAAGCCCGTTTAGTAAACTCACCTCGCTCCGCCAAACGAGCTCCATGGTGCAAAAGCGCCTCAAGGATTTTTCGAACGGCAATGATGCCGCCATGACAATAAATTTCTACAATGTCTTCTCTGGTGTAACTGTGGGGTCCGAGCATTTTGCAAACGAGCACTTCATCAATAAGACGTCCGTCATCATATATATGTCCATAAACCATCGTTCGGTTTGCAGCACCCGCAAAAGCGCTTTTCGAAATAGGGGCAAAGAGCGTATCGGCAATGACCACACTCTCCGGCCCGCTCATGCGCACAATACCGATACCGGCCTCCCCGGTGGCGGTTGAAATCGCCGCAATTGTATCATTCATGACTTTCCTCCTAGTTTATTAGTATACCACACACATAAAAAAGTCCCAACCTGTGTTGGGACCTATATTCTGACGATACATTCAAGAGCCCGTGACCGAGGTCATTTTCCCTCGACGACAATAAGTAACAATCTTAATGCATCCTTCTCAATATAGCTGTATGAGGCCACAATCCTCTGTCTATACCCCGTAACGCCATAGAATCCGGTGTCTTTTATTTATCACTTAACAAACTGCGCTTCAGTTTCATCTCAATCGTTTCTAAAGTGATCTTAGCCTGAGCACGTTGTTCCCGTCCTTCTCGTTGAATGGTACGTACTTCATCTAAAGCTTCAATAAGGCGTGCGTTGGTATACTCAATAGTGTCAATATCGATAATGCCTCGTTGCGATGCGCGCTCACTGTTAATGGTAGCCATCTTAAGGTCGTCGGCATTTTGTCGTAAAAGTTTATTGGTATAGTCGGCAACTTCCTGTTGCGCCTTTTGTGCATCCAAAGCATGGTTGGCCGACAGAGCTAAAACCATTTGATTCTTCCACAGAGGAATCGTGTTCACGATAGTAGACTGAATCTTCTCAAGCATTGTGCTGTCCGATGACTGAATCATACGTATTTGCGGTGCCATTTGTAAACTCACCATCTTGGTGAGTTCCAAATCATGAAGCTTTTTTTCAAAACGATTGATGCTGTTAGCCTGATCCCGCAGGCGCTGAGCATCTACCGGCGAGCCTGAAGCTTCGGCTTCTTGTTCTAAGTGAACCAAATCACGACGGGCGGCTTCCAATTTTTTTTCACCCGCCAAAATATACATGGAAATTTCCTTGAAGTAGTCGCTGTTTAGAGCGTACATTTCATCCAAGGTGGCAATATCTCGCAAGAGCTGAACCTGGTGAGCTTCCAAGGTCGTTTTCACCTCATCGACATTTTTTTCCACACTTTGATACTTTGTTTTAAGCGCCGTAACTCGATCGGCACTTTTTTTAAACATCTTAAAGAGTCCTTTGTCCTCGTCTTCAATTTCAAAGCGCTTTAACTCGTTGACCACGCCGGAAAGAAGAGTCCCCACCTCCTGAAGATCTTTGGTATAGACAGACGCTAAAGTCTTTTCAGAAAAACTTGCGATTTTATTTTGAGCCGCCGCACCAAAGCTCAGCACTTGAGTCGTATCGGATAGATTGATTTTCTCAGCAAAATCCTCCACCATCTTCTGTTCCGATTCGGAAAGGACGAGTTCAGATTTAGTCTCAGATTGTGCAACAAGAGACTCCTTATCAGAATCCTTGGTATCGATAGGGTCGGTAGTTAAAGTAAGTTTGATATCTGACATAGTACCTCCTCGGTTACATACGATCCAGCAAGCCCT comes from the Peptoniphilus equinus genome and includes:
- a CDS encoding toxic anion resistance protein, which gives rise to MSDIKLTLTTDPIDTKDSDKESLVAQSETKSELVLSESEQKMVEDFAEKINLSDTTQVLSFGAAAQNKIASFSEKTLASVYTKDLQEVGTLLSGVVNELKRFEIEDEDKGLFKMFKKSADRVTALKTKYQSVEKNVDEVKTTLEAHQVQLLRDIATLDEMYALNSDYFKEISMYILAGEKKLEAARRDLVHLEQEAEASGSPVDAQRLRDQANSINRFEKKLHDLELTKMVSLQMAPQIRMIQSSDSTMLEKIQSTIVNTIPLWKNQMVLALSANHALDAQKAQQEVADYTNKLLRQNADDLKMATINSERASQRGIIDIDTIEYTNARLIEALDEVRTIQREGREQRAQAKITLETIEMKLKRSLLSDK